In the Oncorhynchus keta strain PuntledgeMale-10-30-2019 chromosome 32, Oket_V2, whole genome shotgun sequence genome, GCGTCATCTAGGACGCCACACATCCCATCacgagctgttctctccctttctgtccaGCAGACGGTATTGGATCACGAGGTCTGAtgccaacaggctcagagacagtttctaacTACAAGCcgtcagactgctgaacacttgaactggtcTGAGTCTCCGCACCTTGCTACCAGACTTATTATACGGCTACATTTATACACttgccccccccccatccccaaAACTTATATTGGACTATAGATTGCGCCTTACTGTATTTTACTTacgctaaaatgtttattctactgAACCATTTACTTTGTTTGTATTCGTATTGTTGTTCCATGGTCGAGAAGGAACCCGCAAGTAGGCATTTCGCTGGACGATGTATACCATTCGTGTACCGTACaactaataaaaataaaaacgtgAAACTAGTGACGCATCTATTGCAAATCCTGATTTTTGATGTGGTTTTAAGAGAAGTGGTCTCACCGATGCCCTCGTTGTTGGAGTGCAGCAGCTCCATGAGCGGCGCGGAGGCTCCCTCTGCGTCGATCATCTCCGCAGACTGCTTGTCCAGGGCCAGCTCACACAGAGCCCCCGCTGACACGCGCTTCACGTTCTCCACTGGAGAGTACAGCAGCTAGGTAGGAGGAGGGAGACGATGGTTAACACACACAATCTACAGGAGACATAAGCAGCAGCAGAGATATTGCCGTCTTAAAAGCAAAAAACGtatgagatttaaaaaaaaaagcttaCCTGTACAAAGAGTGGGATGGTCTGCATGCTGGCGATCTCTCCCCTGTTGATGGGGTCTCTGGCCATGATGTGCAGGGCCCCTGTGCATCCCTCCACAATCTCCTCCATCCTCACGCCATCCTGAGAGAGTGCGAGAAAGCAAGAGTCAGTAACAAAAAGAGACTAGGGAGGTTAAGAATAACCGTTGGATacatttatatacatatatatttatttttttaaagtcaaTAGATCTGTTTCTACATCTACCTGGTATGTCTGCTGTGCGGCGGAGCCGTGTTTCTGGGCGTCCTGGTGGGCTTTGAGCAGCAGATTGACCAGGCGTGGGATGGCCCCGGCGTCTCTCAGAGGGGTCTGGTTGTCTGGGCACAGTGCCAGGTTACGGATCAGACCAACCACAGCCTGAGGACAAGAGAGAGGCGGGGTTAGAGATGCCATTTTGATTAGTGAGCACAAAGAAAGCAAAATTGTTTTTTGTTAGAGACTGTTAGTTTGACAAATATCACCCATCTCATCATCGTTTACAGTTTCTCTCGCGatgccatttctctccctctccccattctCCATGTAGCTTCTTTCTCATCCCTCATTTTCCTTCTTCCATCACAACCTTGtcttcctctttccatctctccttaaGCCTCCTACTTCTCACCTCATAGCGAATTAAGCAGCCGGTTACGTGAATGGTTAGCCCTCTCCCTGGGCAACCATCTGTCAACTGTTCATCTCTCTATCCCACAacccctcactctttctccccCGCTCACCTTGGTGACAGGCCAGTAGTAGGGCTGGTTGTCCCTCTATACACCCCTCCATCCTGCCTCTCCTATCCTCTCACCTTGACGACAGGCCAGTAGTAGGGCTGGTTGTCCCTCTATACACCCCTCCATCCTGCCTCTCCTATCCTCTCACCTTGACGACAGGCCAGTAGTAGGGCTGGTTGTCCCTCTATACACCCCTCCATCCTGCCTCTCACCTTGATGACAGGCCAGTAGTAGGGCTGGTTGTCCCTCTATACACCCCTCCATCCTGCCTCTCCTATCCTCTCACCTTGACGACAGGCCAGTAGTAGGGCTGGTTGTCCCTCTATACACCCCTCCATCCTGCCTCTCACCTTGATGACAGGCCAGTAGTAGGGCTGGTTGTCCCTCTATACACCCCTCCATCCTGCCTCTCACCTTGATGACAGGCCAGTAGTAGGGCTGGTTGTCCCTCtatacaccactccatcctgccTCTCACCTTGACGACAGGCCAGTAGTAGGGCTGGTTGTCCCTCTATACACCCCTCCATCCTGCCTCTCACCTTGATGACAGGCcagtagtagggctggttgagcAGCTTGACGATCGCGGGAATGCCATAATGCATGCGCACGGCATTCTGGGCCACCTCGGCGTCGGAGTGGCGCGACGTCAGGTGACGCAGGGCGCACACGGCCGGCTCCGCCACGTCCTCCTTCTCTCCCGCCCTCAGGACGGCGTGGATGAGCGCCTCGATGCCGTTGCCCTGGGTGACCATGGCCTTGTTGCGAGCGTTGTTGCAGGTGAGGTTGGAGAGGATGCCAGTGGAGCAGGTGAGCATGTTGACGTCGTCAGAGCTCAGGAGACCAACGAGAGTCTGAAGGAGACTGTCCAGAccctcctagagagagacagagagtttagtTCATCTGTAGTATATTAGTGGTTCTTAAACACATGGCTGTTGCAATAAATAAGAACATTTAGAGTAAATGCAAGTGAGGTTAAAAGGTCAAAGGTTAGGACAAATGAGAGAAGCAGACAGCAGGGTGGAAACAGTCTATATGGCTCTAGGTTGGAAGGTAGGAGTTCTCACCTGTTTCGTGGCGGCGTCAGACAGGTTCCTCAGGGTCCACAGACAGTTCTGCATCAGACGCTGACTGGAGCCTGTCAGGTGCATCCCCAGAGCCTGCATCCCGCctgacagagggaaacagagagagggatagatcatCTCTTTTCTAACTCCTTTAACTGCAAAATATGTACATCCTTCATAATCTCATAGCATTACaactgagggggaaaaaatatacAATTTCTATTAATTAGAACCAGTGTCGCTCATTGCAAATCTAATACACTTACCAGCATCCACGATGGCAGGTTTGTTGCtggggcagacagagagaactTTGAGCACGCGGCTGGTGGTCCACAGGAGCTTCTCATAGCTGTAGTTCCTCATGATGTGGACCAGGCCCTCCGGACCACTGTTAGCCAGGATGATCAGCTGAGAGAGGGATGATGGGGAAAAAGTTTAAACCATATGAATCAAGCAATAGCATTTCTATGAGCAGCAAAGTGTGGACATTCACTTTTAGTCCAGCTCGTGACATGTTTGGATGTGCCCAATTCCTCGTTTTTCCAGTAGGGGTTTAGGCATTACAAGGTTAATGGGAACATCTTCAAAAGGGTCAAAACATGCACTTGCCCATTAAACCACAGGCAAGACATCCCTACCCGGCCACACCTGTCTCATATCCACACATGCTCATAAGCATGCAGTCACAGAATTACTATGGCAGCCACACCCATGCCAACACAGGGCAATCATTCAAACACAGTCATTCaccccccaaccccacccccacacacaccttgCTCTCCTGGTTGCCGTAGGACAGCAGCTGCAGGCAGTCGGTGGTGATGGCCAGGAACTTGGGGTTGCTCTTCTTCAGCAGAGGCACCATTCGCTGCAGTCCGTCGGCCAGGCGCACCGCCATCTTGGCTCCCTCCTGGTGCAGTAGCAGGTTGTGGAGGGTGGTGATGGCATAGAACAGCACAGACTCCATGGGAGaactgacagagggagagagttaccGTAAGGATTTCCAGAGATCAACATAGTAAGACTCATAATGAACTGTCAAATGCCTTGTCAATAGAAGGCCACAAAATAAAAAAAGGCCACAAAATAAGGGAGTTGCgagaatgagaggaagagaggatgagaagatGCACTCCCACACGCAGTCCCTCAGACTCCTACCTGAGCATGCGGACCAGGGCAGGGATGCCCCCGCACTTGAAGATGGAGAGCAGGCCCTCTCTCTGGTGGGACAGGTTGTGGAGGATGCTGGCTGTAGCCCGGGCTGTCTCCATGTCCCCGGTGTTCTGCATGGCCCGCACCACCGCCGCCACCATCTGGGGGGACGCCATCAGCGCCCGGCGAGACGCCTCCTTGCGGGTCAGCTGGTTGACGATCAGGGAGGCTTTGTTGACTACCACCTGGAAGACCGTAGAGGGGGGTTTGGTTCGTTTGAATGGAGGGGAAAATGCAGAGATATTGACTATTGGAGAAGTACAGCAATGTGAATGAATGACAGCCAGGTTGACTACCACCTGTGATTACTAGTGGTAAATAACATGAACGAATGAGTGATTGAACGAATCAATGTCTAAATGACAAGGGTGGATTGAAAGCTAGATGCTGAGGGTAGATAAAAGAAACATGCATAGCAGGTTTGTGCTCTTTTCAGAATTGAAGATGCCTCAAATTCCAATTCAACTGAAGTAGTAAACATGGTTCAGAATTGCAATTCAAATGAATTCAAGGAAATTCAAATTAAAATAATGCCTCTTCTATTCTATAATGGTGTAGTCAAATGTACggttgaggtcggaagtttacatacaccttagccaaatacatttaaactccgttgttcacaattcctgacatttaatcctagtaaaaattccctgtcttaggtcagttaggatcaacactttattttaagaatgacatgtcagaataatagtagagagaattatttatttcagcttttatttctttcgtcacattcccagtgggtcagaaggtttcgtacactcaattagtatttggtagcattgcctttacattgttgatcttgggtcaaatgttttgggtagccttccacaagcttcctacaataagttgggtgaattttggccaattcctcctgacaaagctggtgtaactgagtcaggtttgtcagcctccttgctcgcacacactttttaaaTTCTATTcgcagattttctataggattgaggtgagGGCTTCGTGTTGGCCAccgataccttgactttgttgtccttaagccattttgccacaattttggaagtatgcttggggtcattgtccatttggaagatccatttgtgaccaagctgtAACTTCCTGACAAATGTCTTgagttgttgcttcaatatagccacataattttcctccgtcatgatgccatctatttgtgaagtgcaccagtccctcctgcagcaaagcacccccacaacaggatgctgccacccccgtgcttcacggtgttctttggcttgcaagcctccgcccttttcctccaaacataacgatggtcattatggccgaacagttctatttttgtttcatcagaccagaggacacttctccaaaaagtacaatctttgtccccatgtgcagttgcgaaccatagtctggctttttattgaggttttggagcagtggcttcttccttgctgagctgccttttatgtcgatataggactcatttttactgtggatatagattattttgtacccgtttcctccagcatcttcacaaggtcttttgttgttgttctgggattgatttgcactttttgcaccaaagtacattcatctctaggagacagaatgcgtctccttcctgagcggtatgatgtccacgtggtcccatggtgtttatacttgcttactattgtttgtacatatgaaaGTGATACCtccaggcttttggaaattgctcccaaggtctacaaaaatatttttgaggtcttggctgatttttggggattttcccatgatgtcaagcaaagaggcactgagtttgaaggtaggccttgaaatacatccagtggtccacctccaattgagtcaaattatgtcaattagcctattagaagcttctaaagccatgacatcattttctggaattttccaagctgtttaaaaggcacagtcaaagaCGCAAAGACAGACGTATCAAACAACCCGTACTGTACCTGGTCCTCATCGTTGAGCAGCTTGGTGAGCTCGGGGATGGCGCGCGTGGCCAGCTCGGCGTCGTCCTGGTAGTTGATGAGGTGGACGATGGCCGTCTTGAGGAGCTGCGAGGGCTCGGCCAGCCGCTGGACGTTGGTCATCTGGGACGGGTCAGTCTGGGTGGACAGGATGGTCGTGCCCTCCATCACCGTCTCTGGGAACATGGCCGCCCGGACACGCTGGGCCCGGGTCAGGGCATACTGAGACTCCACTTCtacaggga is a window encoding:
- the LOC118364896 gene encoding junction plakoglobin-like isoform X2 translates to MEMQMGNEGRVKVKEWQQTYYAGDSGIQSGATTVRTDDDGTEYSTKQYSTVTTTVVSENPAEVESQYALTRAQRVRAAMFPETVMEGTTILSTQTDPSQMTNVQRLAEPSQLLKTAIVHLINYQDDAELATRAIPELTKLLNDEDQVVVNKASLIVNQLTRKEASRRALMASPQMVAAVVRAMQNTGDMETARATASILHNLSHQREGLLSIFKCGGIPALVRMLSSPMESVLFYAITTLHNLLLHQEGAKMAVRLADGLQRMVPLLKKSNPKFLAITTDCLQLLSYGNQESKLIILANSGPEGLVHIMRNYSYEKLLWTTSRVLKVLSVCPSNKPAIVDAGGMQALGMHLTGSSQRLMQNCLWTLRNLSDAATKQEGLDSLLQTLVGLLSSDDVNMLTCSTGILSNLTCNNARNKAMVTQGNGIEALIHAVLRAGEKEDVAEPAVCALRHLTSRHSDAEVAQNAVRMHYGIPAIVKLLNQPYYWPVIKAVVGLIRNLALCPDNQTPLRDAGAIPRLVNLLLKAHQDAQKHGSAAQQTYQDGVRMEEIVEGCTGALHIMARDPINRGEIASMQTIPLFVQLLYSPVENVKRVSAGALCELALDKQSAEMIDAEGASAPLMELLHSNNEGIATYAAAVLFRISEDKNSDYKKRVSVELTHSLFKHDPAAWEMAHNAVPMEAGYAADGYPHYVDYPADMPMEGEMGMSDVEYQNGGMRQPGYAERY
- the LOC118364896 gene encoding junction plakoglobin-like isoform X1; amino-acid sequence: MEMQMGNEGRVKVKEWQQTYYAGDSGIQSGATTVRTDDDGTEYSTKQYSTVTTTVVSENPAEVESQYALTRAQRVRAAMFPETVMEGTTILSTQTDPSQMTNVQRLAEPSQLLKTAIVHLINYQDDAELATRAIPELTKLLNDEDQVVVNKASLIVNQLTRKEASRRALMASPQMVAAVVRAMQNTGDMETARATASILHNLSHQREGLLSIFKCGGIPALVRMLSSPMESVLFYAITTLHNLLLHQEGAKMAVRLADGLQRMVPLLKKSNPKFLAITTDCLQLLSYGNQESKLIILANSGPEGLVHIMRNYSYEKLLWTTSRVLKVLSVCPSNKPAIVDAGGMQALGMHLTGSSQRLMQNCLWTLRNLSDAATKQEGLDSLLQTLVGLLSSDDVNMLTCSTGILSNLTCNNARNKAMVTQGNGIEALIHAVLRAGEKEDVAEPAVCALRHLTSRHSDAEVAQNAVRMHYGIPAIVKLLNQPYYWPVIKAVVGLIRNLALCPDNQTPLRDAGAIPRLVNLLLKAHQDAQKHGSAAQQTYQDGVRMEEIVEGCTGALHIMARDPINRGEIASMQTIPLFVQLLYSPVENVKRVSAGALCELALDKQSAEMIDAEGASAPLMELLHSNNEGIATYAAAVLFRISEDKNSDYKKRVSVELTHSLFKHDPAAWEMAHNAVPMEAGYAADELDAGYPHYVDYPADMPMEGEMGMSDVEYQNGGMRQPGYAERY